The Eleutherodactylus coqui strain aEleCoq1 chromosome 13, aEleCoq1.hap1, whole genome shotgun sequence genome includes a window with the following:
- the LOC136587822 gene encoding E3 ubiquitin/ISG15 ligase TRIM25-like: MASADLRDELTCSICLNIFTDPVTLRCGHNFCLVCIDHVMETQVGLGIYSCPACRARFTDRPSLHSNITLRNIAEHFLYFRQEEAEGAIFCTHCINSPVPAVKSCLHCEASLCDNHLRVHSQSQEHVLCEPTTNFSKRKCPLHNEVLKYYCSNDRTCICVTCCLTGDHCGHKVEPLNKASQKKKATLKIILKDLFSLSKEADERLENTQKRSREVQEKATDIKEKVCHLFTDIKRQLEILETKVQAEISRQENHVSDLIRQLEIQKTELSLVICHIEELCNMTDPLTLLQESVAIQFRHAEEMGNKVQDDDDKLSYIGDMDEGLISETFHMGLSDIMSFVKRQIYVKENRCTELDEDTVANNLLLSVDKKAVFWTQKLPDLGHVELPVRFQNCSQVLSMESFCFGRHYWDIETSKHGEWRLGVSYSTIERCGDHSYLGCNDKSWCLCRSNNNQYSVVYDNREIKLSQNISHHKFRLYLDYYGSRLSFYELCSPIRHLYTFIAEFTEPLHVAFYVCGVNTFVRISY; the protein is encoded by the coding sequence ATGGCTTCTGCTGACCTGAGAGATGAGCTGACCTGCTCCATCTGCCTCAACATCTTTACAGACCCCGTAACCTTGAGATGCGGACACAACTTCTGCCTGGTCTGTATTGATCATGTGATGGAGACACAGGTAGGGTTGGGAATTTATAGTTGCCCCGCCTGCAGAGCTAGATTTACAGACCGCCCCAGCCTTCACAGCAACATCACCTTGCGGAACATTGCAGAGCATTTTCTATATTTTCGGCAAGAGGAGGCGGAGGGGGCGATTTTCTGCACACATTGCATTAACTCACCAGTACCAGCGGTTAAATcctgcctgcactgtgaagcttCCCTATGTGACAACCATCTAAGAGTCCACAGCCAGTCTCAAGAACATGTCTTGTGTGAGCCCACTACCAACTTCAGCAAGCGAAAGTGCCCCTTGCACAATGAGGTCCTCAAGTATTACTGCTCGAATGATAGAACGTGTATCTGTGTCACATGCTGCTTGACCGGTGATCACTGCGGACACAAGGTGGAGCCTCTTAATAAAGCCTCTCAAAAGAAGAAGGCTACGTTGAAAATTATTCTGAAGGACCTTTTCTCATTATCCAAGGAAGCTGATGAAAGACTGGAGAACACCCAGAAACGCAGCAGAGAAGTTCAAGAAAAAGCGACAGATATAAAGGAGAAAGTCTGTCATCTATTTACAGACATCAAAAGACAGTTGGAGATCCTGGAGACCAAGGTCCAAGCTGAGATCTCCCGGCAAGAAAATCACGTGTCTGATCTTATCCGGCAGCTGGAGATACAGAAAACCGAGCTTTCCTTGGTCATATGTCACATTGAGGAGTTATGTAACATGACGGATCCATTAACCCTCTTACAAGAATCTGTAGCCATTCAGTTTCGACACGCAGAAGAGATGGGCAACAAAGTTCAAGACGATGATGACAAGCTGAGCTATATAGGAGATATGGATGAAGGTCTGATCTCCGAGACGTTCCACATGGGATTATCCGATATTATGTCCTTTGTAAAGAGGCAGATTTATGTCAAGGAGAATAGGTGCACAGAGCTAGACGAGGACACGGTTGCAAATAACCTTTTGTTATCTGTTGACAAGAAAGCTGTGTTTTGGACTCAAAAATTACCGGATTTGGGACATGTCGAATTGCCGGTCAGGTTTCAAAATTGTTCACAAGTTTTGAGTATGGAGAGTTTTTGCTTCGGGAGACACTACTGGGACATTGAGACCAGCAAACATGGAGAATGGAGGTTGGGTGTCTCTTACTCGACTATCGAACGATGCGGTGATCACTCGTATTTGGGGTGTAACGACAAGTCCTGGTGTTTGTGTAGATCCAATAATAATCAATATTCTGTAGTGTATGACAACAGAGAGATCAAGTTAAGTCAGAACATTTCCCATCATAAATTCCGGTTGTACCTGGATTATTATGGCTCACGCCTGTCCTTTTACGAGCTGTGCTCCCCAATTAGACACTTGTACACATTCATTGCCGAGTTCACCGAGCCCCTCCATGTTGCTTTCTATGTATGTGGAGTTAATACCTTTGTAAGAATTAGTTATTAA